A window of the Synechococcus sp. JA-3-3Ab genome harbors these coding sequences:
- a CDS encoding 2OG-Fe(II) oxygenase: protein MQCQNLQGDFASELEQVQSLAQLLDWALECLPEQQIFCQIGWEDSGAVLEAMLRHPGKLTMILRDPLQNPSKKLASTEDLQAQIVRLGLEGQVLLLEGSIPALLADLGEGFPDTQIGVCFWAELVDYRTHLLQSLLLRDYLAEPALYLVDHCRYGSLAQSTLDLMGVDPAFHLQKAFPNLSQGIHLLRWDPQNRALTEQDLAYIRELGPGLLLNANPVSLTFSQPDPREPTRFYPCKYVKLDNFLPAEINQAILQHAIAHQDKFIPSRSYSPSNTEAESLKFRRSLRLDYAYFQEYGSLLREKIAAVAPTIFAELGIENFDIQIFEMEMIASYDGCYFAPHTDNSYPQTAFRQVSCVYYFHKEPKLYRGGELRIYDTQRQKPHPPILYGTYDEVIPTNNSIVFFSSSCLHEILPVFGPSQAFADSRFTINTWLGTKRLA, encoded by the coding sequence ATGCAGTGCCAAAACCTTCAAGGAGATTTTGCCTCGGAACTGGAGCAAGTCCAGAGTCTTGCTCAGCTATTGGATTGGGCTCTGGAGTGCCTGCCTGAGCAGCAGATCTTCTGTCAAATTGGCTGGGAAGACTCAGGGGCCGTGCTAGAAGCAATGCTTCGCCATCCTGGAAAATTGACGATGATTCTACGGGATCCGCTCCAGAATCCGTCCAAAAAATTGGCCAGCACGGAGGATCTCCAAGCGCAAATTGTTCGGCTAGGACTGGAAGGACAGGTTCTACTGCTAGAAGGATCGATCCCTGCTCTTTTGGCAGATTTGGGGGAAGGGTTTCCCGATACCCAGATTGGCGTTTGCTTCTGGGCTGAGCTTGTGGACTATCGTACCCATTTGCTCCAGTCCCTGCTACTGCGGGATTATCTGGCTGAGCCGGCTCTGTACTTGGTCGATCACTGCCGCTACGGATCCCTTGCCCAATCGACCTTAGACTTGATGGGTGTGGATCCCGCTTTTCACCTGCAGAAAGCTTTTCCCAATCTCAGCCAAGGGATCCATCTCTTGAGGTGGGATCCTCAAAACAGAGCCCTAACCGAGCAAGATTTGGCTTATATTCGAGAACTAGGCCCAGGCTTGTTGCTGAATGCCAACCCGGTATCCCTGACCTTTTCGCAGCCGGATCCACGAGAGCCGACACGATTTTATCCGTGCAAGTACGTTAAGCTGGATAATTTCCTGCCTGCTGAGATCAACCAAGCTATCCTTCAGCATGCCATCGCCCATCAAGATAAGTTTATCCCTTCCAGAAGCTACAGCCCAAGCAACACTGAAGCTGAGTCTCTCAAGTTTCGCCGCTCTTTGCGTCTAGATTATGCGTACTTTCAAGAGTATGGATCCCTGTTGAGGGAAAAAATTGCAGCAGTGGCTCCCACAATCTTTGCTGAACTTGGAATTGAAAACTTTGATATCCAGATCTTTGAGATGGAGATGATCGCCAGCTATGATGGCTGCTATTTCGCTCCCCACACTGATAATTCTTATCCCCAAACTGCCTTTCGCCAGGTAAGTTGTGTGTACTACTTCCACAAGGAGCCCAAGCTCTACCGAGGAGGCGAGCTGCGCATCTATGACACGCAGAGGCAAAAGCCGCATCCACCAATCCTGTATGGAACCTACGACGAAGTGATCCCGACCAACAACAGCATTGTCTTCTTCTCCAGCAGTTGTCTACACGAGATCCTGCCGGTGTTCGGCCCCAGCCAAGCCTTTGCCGACAGCCGCTTTACCATCAACACTTGGTTAGGAACCAAGCGACTTGCCTAA
- a CDS encoding glycosyltransferase family protein: MKDTKTTAPRVLLNWPAPPDYIPPPLLSDQQVTLCPRAKGFGLGFANLPEDLVECPEGDYDLFDFVGNSEKIPDKEFDLVIIWTSSFDQSTPLNSKKFGCPTVLLAGDTHHWKFPVNHLLAYWATEGFDYVATAYNRQHLHWFATAGAENLAWLPLISMRPIAHEWVEVRENQIVFIGQQGSRHPRRSRLVQALKEADFPILIKTANRIEAADRFASSLISFNCSQNGDLNLRNLEVISVGGFLLTDRLSFASGFDELLVPGVYCDTYDSEGELLEKVRYYLDHPQEAIEIARRAYHAFDEQWHPRHRIQNLLDWVFGGELPEPFCYSPRSEVRHFVSTSSAELLDSRLGIYEPIQELHRVQERLKVFLSRNCPGVIAADLLDLPRLELYVEGGFADPCALLQQRGVAERVHELTGEPASWPVFDAAVCMVEDLQRLGQPVKANFAFVLGEDHQLLFTEASRVMETRLQRFTINQFMCVIRLYEETFFYEATYLNFPSFISDISEVKTVIDVGSGIGLASVCFRGFCPDAVIHCFEADPLALHLLQQNALSLGNCHVHPVGLAGQNSSKTRRLWPEDSQTEWGVERVLVFREARTALRDLGLERIDVLRVATGGQEVEVLASLEPWLKDIKVIYVEFCSEQDRKQIDQMLDPSHMIWQGEIIAGQKGSLCYLRRA; encoded by the coding sequence ATGAAGGATACCAAGACCACAGCTCCGCGCGTTCTTCTCAACTGGCCAGCTCCGCCAGACTACATCCCGCCCCCTCTGCTTTCAGACCAGCAGGTTACTCTTTGTCCAAGAGCTAAAGGTTTTGGCCTTGGCTTTGCCAACCTCCCCGAAGACTTGGTGGAATGCCCCGAAGGAGACTATGACCTGTTTGACTTTGTCGGCAACTCTGAGAAGATTCCTGATAAGGAGTTTGATCTAGTAATCATTTGGACTTCTAGCTTTGACCAGAGTACTCCCTTAAACAGTAAGAAGTTTGGCTGCCCAACTGTTTTACTGGCGGGTGATACCCATCATTGGAAGTTTCCCGTCAATCACCTGCTAGCCTACTGGGCTACCGAAGGCTTTGATTATGTGGCCACTGCCTACAACCGCCAGCACCTGCACTGGTTTGCCACAGCGGGTGCGGAAAACCTGGCCTGGCTGCCCCTTATATCCATGCGCCCTATTGCCCACGAGTGGGTAGAAGTGAGAGAAAACCAAATCGTCTTCATTGGCCAGCAAGGTTCTCGACACCCCAGACGCTCTCGCCTTGTTCAGGCTTTGAAGGAAGCTGATTTCCCTATCCTTATCAAAACTGCCAATCGCATAGAAGCAGCCGACCGCTTTGCCAGCTCGCTGATTTCGTTTAACTGTAGCCAAAATGGAGATCTGAATCTTCGGAATTTGGAAGTGATTTCGGTAGGCGGCTTTTTGCTGACAGACCGTCTTTCTTTTGCCTCCGGCTTCGACGAGCTGCTGGTACCAGGAGTTTACTGCGACACCTACGACTCGGAAGGGGAACTTTTGGAAAAGGTTCGCTACTACCTCGACCATCCGCAAGAGGCCATCGAAATTGCCCGCCGCGCCTACCACGCCTTCGATGAACAGTGGCACCCCCGCCACCGCATCCAGAATCTGCTGGACTGGGTATTTGGCGGAGAGCTGCCGGAGCCCTTTTGCTACTCGCCCCGTTCCGAGGTGCGCCATTTTGTCAGCACCTCCAGCGCCGAGCTGCTGGACAGTCGCCTGGGGATTTACGAGCCGATTCAGGAGCTGCATCGGGTGCAAGAGCGGCTGAAGGTGTTTCTCAGCCGGAACTGCCCTGGGGTGATTGCTGCTGACTTGCTGGACTTGCCGCGGCTGGAGCTGTATGTGGAAGGGGGCTTTGCGGATCCCTGTGCTTTGCTGCAGCAGCGGGGTGTGGCCGAGCGGGTGCACGAGCTAACAGGGGAGCCAGCAAGCTGGCCTGTGTTTGATGCAGCTGTGTGCATGGTTGAAGACCTGCAGAGGCTGGGGCAACCTGTGAAGGCCAACTTTGCCTTCGTCTTGGGAGAAGATCATCAGCTTCTCTTTACCGAGGCAAGTCGGGTGATGGAAACGCGGCTGCAGCGTTTTACCATAAATCAGTTTATGTGTGTGATACGCCTCTACGAGGAGACGTTTTTTTATGAGGCGACTTATCTTAACTTTCCTTCATTTATTTCCGATATTTCCGAAGTGAAGACTGTCATTGACGTTGGATCTGGCATAGGACTTGCCAGTGTCTGTTTTCGCGGATTTTGCCCGGATGCAGTTATTCACTGTTTTGAGGCGGATCCCTTGGCTTTGCACCTGCTGCAGCAGAATGCTCTTAGTTTGGGCAACTGCCATGTGCATCCAGTGGGCCTAGCGGGGCAGAATAGCTCCAAGACTCGTCGTCTGTGGCCGGAAGACTCTCAGACAGAGTGGGGAGTGGAGCGGGTGCTGGTTTTCCGGGAAGCCAGGACAGCCCTACGGGATCTAGGTCTAGAGCGCATCGATGTGCTCCGGGTGGCAACAGGTGGGCAGGAGGTGGAGGTGTTGGCCAGTTTGGAGCCATGGCTCAAAGACATCAAGGTCATCTATGTGGAGTTTTGCTCGGAGCAAGACCGCAAGCAGATTGACCAGATGTTGGATCCCTCTCACATGATCTGGCAGGGGGAGATCATAGCTGGTCAAAAAGGATCCCTCTGCTATCTGCGCAGAGCTTAG
- a CDS encoding class I SAM-dependent methyltransferase — MNSTIIVTGADSKFFELVQGTILSIREKPQGYYLDIGFLDTGCTPEQLQWISQYVDHIVEPSWNYNVPNSSSQPSYLKALVSRPFLPKYFPGYEVYIWIDADAWLQDWFAIELLTLGARRKGFSIVPELVAKHVNRFWMQTWITWHYHKYFHHTEFNRLEIEPLLNAGVFSGARQSIHWSTWARRIEQAMSRHLDLWTDQFALNVSIYKDLGLDRVELLPLSCNWLAHYQLPLWDPQRKLWVDPFPPHDPIGVIHLTADVKTRLTHIVLTTEGFKVEASLRYPDKNSLPIKRYDYVSPYQRRIHLDYSFPLMTAVDPNCHPWPYLRKEVPHLWHTDLRQPTIGFVSRDEAHILYNTALKFQGKPALEIGCWLGWSTAHLAAGGVVLDVVDPALTNPQIYESVDQSLRSAGVRSNVNLYPGYSPEKVEEIAQENDRRWSLIYIDGNHDAPAPLRDAQVAERYAAEDALVLFHDLASPDVAEGLNYLRDRGWNTMIYQTMQIMGVAWRGNVQPVEHIPDPNMDWTLPEHLKEYPVCNLELSRVLEKVKAFTLLGFERLWNLYLLAKRVCQEDIPGNFVECGVYKGGSSTLLAWVIKNYSRRPRKVYAFDTFAGMPQPTEVDRDYRGVFANNTPYGAGALGAPISENLEVISKELGVWDLIVPVQGLFADTLPAYRDQVGEIALLHADADWYQSTVDIFHHLYSQVNSQGFIQIDDYGHWQGCRDAVHDFEQEIQAFFRLHSIDYSGVWVSLSENLPIVRDSSTVTLPQAGIRLSKFNVVLFPYWEMETEQLIQELEQLLQQILISPNPKDYALILLGDPSPQLANETLEIAAGNVTLKLMEEGREISEEPFCSLVSGLNAWQWERLIQHMNYRYPLKRERFPQGLRPAVQKLPVLLIAQ; from the coding sequence ATGAACTCAACTATCATCGTTACGGGTGCTGACAGCAAGTTTTTTGAATTAGTCCAAGGGACTATCCTCTCTATCCGAGAGAAGCCGCAGGGATACTATCTGGACATTGGATTCCTCGATACAGGCTGCACACCAGAGCAGTTGCAGTGGATAAGTCAGTACGTTGACCATATCGTTGAGCCAAGTTGGAATTATAACGTTCCAAATAGTAGTAGCCAACCCAGTTATCTTAAAGCTCTGGTATCTAGACCATTTCTACCTAAGTATTTTCCGGGCTATGAGGTTTATATTTGGATTGATGCAGACGCTTGGCTCCAAGATTGGTTTGCAATTGAACTGCTCACTCTAGGAGCAAGAAGAAAAGGGTTTTCAATAGTTCCCGAGTTAGTAGCTAAGCATGTTAACAGATTCTGGATGCAAACCTGGATAACTTGGCACTACCACAAATATTTCCATCACACCGAGTTTAATCGCCTAGAAATAGAGCCTTTGTTGAACGCTGGTGTATTCTCCGGGGCTAGACAGTCTATTCACTGGTCAACATGGGCAAGAAGGATAGAGCAAGCTATGTCCAGACACCTTGATTTATGGACAGATCAGTTCGCTTTAAATGTTTCTATCTATAAAGATTTAGGTCTGGATAGAGTTGAGCTTCTGCCATTGAGTTGCAACTGGTTAGCTCACTACCAGCTACCTTTGTGGGATCCTCAAAGGAAGCTCTGGGTAGATCCTTTTCCACCTCATGATCCAATAGGAGTTATACATCTTACGGCTGATGTTAAGACAAGGCTAACTCATATTGTACTTACGACTGAAGGTTTCAAGGTTGAAGCTAGCTTGCGATATCCAGACAAGAACTCTCTCCCGATCAAAAGATACGATTATGTATCGCCTTACCAGAGGAGAATACATCTTGACTATAGCTTCCCTTTAATGACTGCAGTGGATCCCAACTGTCACCCCTGGCCCTACTTGCGGAAAGAGGTTCCCCATCTTTGGCACACAGACTTACGTCAGCCAACTATTGGTTTTGTTAGCCGAGATGAAGCACACATCTTGTACAATACTGCGCTTAAGTTTCAAGGAAAACCTGCTTTAGAGATTGGGTGTTGGCTAGGCTGGTCAACTGCTCACCTTGCTGCAGGAGGAGTTGTTCTTGATGTGGTGGATCCTGCTTTAACTAATCCTCAAATTTATGAAAGTGTGGATCAGTCTCTTCGCTCAGCGGGAGTTCGCTCCAATGTCAACCTATATCCCGGCTACAGTCCAGAGAAAGTAGAAGAGATTGCTCAGGAAAATGACCGCCGCTGGTCTTTGATCTACATCGATGGAAATCATGACGCGCCAGCTCCTCTTCGCGATGCTCAGGTGGCAGAGCGTTACGCTGCTGAAGATGCTCTAGTTCTCTTTCACGACCTTGCCTCACCAGATGTAGCTGAGGGCTTAAACTACCTAAGGGATCGAGGCTGGAACACGATGATCTACCAAACCATGCAGATTATGGGCGTGGCTTGGCGAGGCAACGTCCAGCCTGTGGAGCATATTCCGGATCCCAATATGGATTGGACTCTGCCAGAGCATTTGAAGGAGTACCCGGTATGCAACCTCGAGCTATCGAGAGTCTTGGAAAAGGTTAAGGCTTTTACCTTGCTGGGCTTTGAGCGTCTTTGGAATCTCTACCTTTTGGCCAAGCGAGTCTGCCAAGAGGACATCCCTGGAAACTTTGTTGAGTGTGGTGTTTACAAAGGAGGCAGCTCTACACTGCTGGCTTGGGTGATCAAAAACTACAGCCGCCGACCGCGGAAAGTTTACGCTTTTGACACTTTCGCCGGGATGCCTCAGCCAACAGAAGTAGACCGAGATTATCGAGGAGTTTTCGCCAATAATACTCCCTACGGAGCTGGAGCTTTGGGTGCTCCTATCTCGGAGAACTTGGAGGTAATCAGTAAGGAACTAGGAGTTTGGGATCTCATTGTTCCTGTGCAGGGATTGTTTGCTGACACATTGCCAGCTTACCGCGACCAGGTAGGCGAAATTGCTTTGCTACATGCAGATGCAGACTGGTATCAGTCCACAGTCGATATCTTTCATCATCTCTACAGTCAGGTTAACTCTCAAGGATTTATCCAAATTGACGACTATGGACATTGGCAGGGATGCCGAGACGCTGTTCACGACTTTGAGCAAGAAATTCAGGCTTTCTTTCGGTTACACAGCATTGACTACTCAGGGGTCTGGGTAAGCCTGTCTGAGAACCTGCCAATAGTGAGAGATAGCTCAACAGTGACTTTGCCCCAAGCCGGGATCCGCCTGAGCAAGTTTAACGTCGTTCTTTTCCCTTACTGGGAGATGGAGACAGAGCAACTTATTCAAGAGTTGGAGCAGCTACTGCAGCAAATCCTGATTAGCCCCAATCCAAAAGATTATGCTCTTATTTTGCTAGGGGATCCAAGCCCACAGCTAGCTAATGAGACACTGGAAATTGCGGCGGGGAACGTAACTCTCAAGTTGATGGAAGAGGGGCGCGAGATATCTGAGGAGCCATTCTGTTCTCTGGTCTCCGGTTTAAACGCCTGGCAGTGGGAGAGGCTGATTCAGCACATGAACTATCGCTATCCGCTGAAGCGGGAGCGTTTTCCTCAAGGACTGCGGCCTGCTGTGCAGAAGCTGCCCGTTTTGTTAATTGCCCAGTGA
- a CDS encoding Uma2 family endonuclease, translating into MTNPNPIIEVPDPIYLTEWPPTQDELPYDDGVPMESWRHKCQMDLLISVTQTWLQQRPDGFVSGNMFLYYSLEQARSRNFPGPDYFVVLGVPKGERKSWVIWERGKGPDVVIELLSPSTAQDDKTSKKQLYEQIIRVPEYFWFSPFEPEDWAGFRLRGDHYEPIEFDAEGRLPSEVLGLYLVKWKGRFRDIETTWIRWATSSGELVPTEAELERQRAEQERQRAERLAQKLRELGVDPDAL; encoded by the coding sequence ATGACCAACCCCAATCCGATTATTGAGGTGCCGGATCCGATTTATCTAACCGAATGGCCCCCTACCCAAGACGAGCTCCCCTACGACGACGGCGTACCTATGGAAAGCTGGCGACATAAATGCCAGATGGACTTGCTCATCTCCGTCACCCAAACCTGGCTGCAGCAGCGCCCCGATGGCTTTGTCAGCGGCAACATGTTCCTCTACTACAGCTTGGAGCAGGCCCGCAGCCGCAATTTCCCAGGGCCCGACTATTTCGTGGTGCTGGGAGTGCCCAAGGGGGAGCGCAAAAGCTGGGTGATTTGGGAGCGGGGCAAAGGGCCAGACGTGGTGATTGAGCTTCTTTCTCCCAGCACTGCCCAGGATGACAAGACAAGCAAAAAGCAGCTTTACGAGCAAATCATCCGGGTGCCGGAGTACTTTTGGTTTAGCCCGTTTGAGCCAGAAGACTGGGCAGGGTTTCGGCTGAGGGGCGACCACTATGAGCCAATTGAATTCGATGCAGAAGGTCGCCTGCCGAGCGAGGTTTTGGGACTGTACCTGGTGAAATGGAAGGGCAGGTTTCGGGACATCGAGACCACATGGATTCGGTGGGCCACTTCTTCTGGTGAACTAGTGCCCACCGAGGCTGAGCTGGAGCGGCAAAGGGCTGAGCAGGAACGGCAACGCGCCGAGCGCCTGGCCCAAAAGCTACGAGAACTAGGGGTGGATCCCGATGCCCTTTAA
- a CDS encoding Uma2 family endonuclease, giving the protein MVKGVENRPRPSWVVWEKGGKYPDLIVELLSESTAKVDRGEKRELYERIFRTPEYFYFSPETQEFMGWRLRGEQYEEIGPTEQGWRWSEVLGLYLGVHNRQLRYFFPHGEMVPTPEEAEKIERQRAEQERQRAECLAQKLRELGVDPDTL; this is encoded by the coding sequence TTGGTCAAAGGGGTAGAAAACCGCCCCCGCCCCTCTTGGGTGGTGTGGGAAAAAGGGGGCAAGTACCCGGATTTGATCGTCGAGCTGCTTTCGGAATCAACAGCCAAAGTGGATCGAGGTGAGAAGCGGGAGCTTTACGAAAGGATTTTTAGGACACCGGAGTACTTCTACTTTTCTCCCGAAACGCAGGAGTTTATGGGTTGGCGACTGAGGGGGGAACAGTATGAAGAGATTGGGCCAACGGAGCAGGGGTGGCGCTGGAGCGAAGTGTTGGGGCTGTATCTAGGTGTTCACAACCGGCAGCTCCGGTATTTTTTCCCCCATGGTGAGATGGTACCCACACCAGAGGAAGCCGAGAAGATCGAGCGTCAGCGAGCTGAGCAGGAACGGCAACGCGCCGAGTGCCTGGCCCAAAAGCTACGAGAACTAGGGGTGGATCCCGATACCTTGTGA
- the lpxD gene encoding UDP-3-O-(3-hydroxymyristoyl)glucosamine N-acyltransferase, which produces MQLQEIAQKLGCPYEGDPTLEIHGVASLAEARPGELSFLSEARYLPLLEQTQASAVIVEESLVLPRPIACLRGKDPRLLFAQAIELFYQPYRLPVGIHPTAVIDPSVELGEGVAIGPHVVVMEGVKIGDYTQIHPNVTIYPHVRVGSRCQLFANCVIHERTEIGDDCLIHSGAVIGDDGFGHIPLPDGSWRRMLQAGRVVLEDGVEVGSNTTIDRAAVGETRIGRGTKIDNLVQIGHGVKTGSHCLIVAQVGIAGSTQLGHHVILAGQCGLAGHLHIGDGVRVAAQTGVTSDVPAGQTVAGYPHQPIAEWRRSMAVQRHLPELQRALRKLEARVAKLEQNGGR; this is translated from the coding sequence ATGCAGCTACAGGAGATCGCCCAAAAATTGGGATGCCCCTACGAGGGAGATCCCACCCTAGAAATTCACGGCGTGGCTAGCCTAGCAGAGGCGCGCCCAGGAGAGCTGAGTTTTCTCAGTGAAGCCCGCTACCTACCCTTGCTGGAGCAGACCCAAGCCAGCGCCGTCATTGTGGAGGAATCGCTGGTTCTACCCCGCCCCATTGCTTGCCTGCGAGGGAAGGATCCCCGTCTGCTCTTTGCCCAGGCCATCGAGCTGTTTTACCAGCCCTATCGCTTGCCTGTTGGGATCCATCCCACCGCTGTGATCGATCCCAGCGTGGAGTTGGGGGAGGGGGTAGCCATTGGGCCCCATGTGGTGGTGATGGAAGGGGTGAAAATTGGCGACTACACCCAAATCCACCCCAACGTAACCATCTACCCCCACGTGCGGGTTGGATCCCGGTGTCAGCTTTTCGCCAACTGCGTTATTCACGAGCGCACCGAAATTGGCGACGACTGCCTCATCCACAGCGGCGCGGTCATTGGCGACGACGGCTTTGGCCACATTCCTCTTCCCGACGGCTCCTGGCGGCGCATGCTGCAGGCAGGCCGGGTGGTGCTGGAAGACGGCGTAGAGGTGGGCAGCAACACCACTATCGACCGGGCCGCTGTTGGCGAGACCCGCATTGGCCGGGGCACCAAGATTGACAACCTAGTGCAGATTGGCCACGGCGTGAAGACGGGATCCCACTGCTTGATCGTGGCTCAGGTGGGCATTGCCGGCAGCACCCAATTGGGCCACCACGTCATCTTGGCTGGGCAATGTGGCCTGGCTGGGCACCTGCACATTGGCGATGGCGTACGCGTGGCTGCCCAGACAGGAGTAACCAGCGACGTCCCCGCTGGTCAAACCGTGGCCGGCTACCCCCACCAACCCATTGCCGAATGGCGTAGGAGCATGGCAGTCCAACGGCATCTGCCCGAGCTGCAGCGGGCCCTGCGCAAGCTGGAAGCGCGGGTAGCCAAGTTGGAGCAAAACGGTGGGAGGTAA